One genomic region from Anopheles bellator chromosome 2, idAnoBellAS_SP24_06.2, whole genome shotgun sequence encodes:
- the LOC131208575 gene encoding PHAF1 protein CG7083 isoform X2 yields the protein MHFSQAVAIIQSQVGIIKGVQVLYSDTNPLCVDIIINLPQDGIRLIFDPVQQRLKTIEVFNMKLVKLKYCSLPFNSPEVVPSIEEIEHSFGATHPGVYDAAKQLFALHFRGLSFYFPVDSKLQPGYAHGLGSLHFPSGASPIVSKMAIYSGVSVIDSRPPPLPLSCYQQQLYLEAATVLRNAHGTRGLRLQLYTEGSLRALEPRKQCMTREIMFGDSCQDVASSLGAPSRVFFKSEDKMKIHSPSAHRRVQSKRSDFFFNYFTLGIDVLFDARTHKAKKIILHTNYPGHYNFNMYHRCEFQLQLAADKVTEDAPLDAPVTITAYSKWDTIASRLAPAERPVVLHRVGSTNTANVFGSTFSYGYQDIIFEVMPNNFIASVTLYFPPTPFHVVDWKSASSGGNSSNVGSSNRNVALLQEANKQSNIRITA from the exons AATCCGCTGTGTGTCGATATAATCATCAACCTGCCACAGGACGGCATCCGTCTTATCTTTGACCCGGTACAGCAGCGGTTGAAAACGATCGAAGTTTTCAACATGAAGTTGGTGAAGCTCAAGTACTGCTCGCTGCCCTTCAACTCGCCCGAGGTTGTGCCATCGATCGAAGAGATCGAACACTCGTTCGGTGCTACCCACCCTGGCGTGTATGATGCAGCAAAGCAGCTCTTTGCGCTGCACTTCCGTGGCCTAAGTTTCTACTTCCCGGTCGACAGTAAACTGCAACCAGGTTACGCCCACGGTCTTGGCTCGTTACACTTTCCCAGTGGTGCTTCGCCGATCGTTTCTAAAATGGCCATCTACTCGGGCGTTAGTGTCATCGACAGTCGTCCACCACCACTGCCCTTGTCCTGCTACCAACAGCAACTCTATCTAGAGGCGGCCACTGTGCTGCGAAACGCGCACGGTACGCGTGGCCTCCGGTTGCAGCTTTACACCGAGGGTTCGCTGCGTGCCCTCGAACCCCGAAAACAGTGTATGACGCGCGAAATCATGTTCGGGGACAGCTGCCAGGATGTTGCCAGCAGTCTCGGAGCACCGTCAAG GGTGTTCTTCAAAAGCGAggacaaaatgaaaattcattcaCCGAGCGCCCACCGCCGCGTACAGTCAAAACGAAgcgatttctttttcaactATTTCACGCTCGGTATCGACGTACTGTTCGATGCTCGTACACAcaaggcgaagaaaatcatTCTGCACACCAACTACCCGGGACACTACAACTTTAACATGTATCATCGTTGCGAGTTTCAGTTACAACTTGCTGCCGACAA GGTAACCGAAGATGCGCCGCTCGATGCACCAGTGACGATAACAGCGTACTCAAAGTGGGATACAATCGCATCACGATTGGCTCCGGCCGAGCGGCCCGTTGTGCTGCATCGTGTCGGTTCAACCAACACGGCCAACGTTTTTGGTTCGACATTCAGCTATGGCTATCAGGACATCATTTTCGAAGTAATGCCTAACAACTTCATCGCCTCAGTTACGCTGTACTTTCCACCGACCCCCTTTCATGTGGTAGACTGGAAGTCTGCTAGCTCCGGTGGTAACAGCAGTAACGTAGGAAGTAGCAACCGGAATGTGGCACTATTGCAGGAGGCtaacaaacaaagcaacaTTCGCATAACAGCATGA